In a genomic window of Ipomoea triloba cultivar NCNSP0323 chromosome 3, ASM357664v1:
- the LOC116012890 gene encoding uncharacterized protein LOC116012890: MLFSKGNPSSVTILLNALKELEETSRLTVSIEKSNIFVAGIRDNRLDFSGMPKGQLPVKYLGIPLDGQRLKVAQFSPLITAITRLIEKWKGCTLSYAGRLELIISVIQGTISFWIQNFPLPTNVIDHVAFLCGKFLWGRRVSLITWDKICFPKEEGGLGIHDFKVWNTSFFSKVLWDIHSKRDSLWIRWVNSVYLNGSDVWDFCPNKRDSALFKKIFEARDKISLAKGGLQNAKEFLHNSVNNSKFQVSQIYDLLREKSQPAFAWRFVWRSYIPRKFSFITWLAVHQRLPTKDRLAFLDINTECSMCVGDKETAQHLFFKCPFSLQVWNQVRMHFGFHKCTNAIKSSIKWINRLHGGAHMRSKAITIALICTIYHLWRNRNRVYHDEDRLPIDGLVKNIAKDVYRVIFYLYPIT, encoded by the coding sequence ATGCTTTTCTCAAAAGGAAACCCATCATCGGTCACCATCCTCCTTAATGCTCTAAAGGAGTTGGAAGAAACTTCAAGGTTAACTGTTAGCATTGAAAAATCTAACATCTTTGTAGCAGGGATCCGGGATAATAGATTGGATTTTTCAGGAATGCCAAAAGGCCAACTCCCGGTAAAGTACCTAGGCATTCCTCTTGATGGGCAGAGGCTCAAAGTTGCTCAATTTTCCCCCCTCATTACAGCAATCACTCGGTTAATCGAAAAATGGAAGGGATGCACCTTGTCATACGCTGGACGACTTGAGCTCATAATTTCAGTAATCCAAGGTACTATTAGTTTCTGGATTCAAAATTTTCCCCTTCCTACTAATGTGATTGATCATGTAGCATTTCTTTGTGGAAAATTTCTTTGGGGACGGAGAGTTTCCCTAATCACTTGGGATAAGATTTGCTTTCCAAAGGAAGAAGGAGGGCTTGGCATCCATGATTTTAAAGTTTGGAACACATCCTTCTTCTCAAAGGTTTTGTGGGACATACACTCCAAGAGGGACTCGCTTTGGATCCGTTGGGTAAATTCCGTCTATCTAAATGGTAGTGATGTTTGGGATTTCTGCCCAAATAAGAGGGACTCTGCGTTATTCAAGAAGATTTTTGAAGCCCGAGACAAGATCTCACTGGCCAAAGGAGGATTGCAAAATGCAAAGGAATTCCTTCATAATTCTGTGAACAACAGCAAGTTTCAGGTTTCACAGATCTATGACCTTCTTCGAGAGAAATCTCAACCGGCTTTTGCATGGAGATTTGTATGGAGATCTTACATTCCCCGCAAATTTTCATTTATCACATGGCTTGCTGTTCATCAAAGGCTACCAACAAAGGATAGACTTGCTTTTCTTGACATCAATACCGAATGTTCAATGTGTGTGGGTGATAAAGAAACGGCTCAACACCTCTTCTTTAAATGCCCCTTTTCCTTACAAGTTTGGAATCAAGTCCGGATGCATTTTGGGTTTCACAAATGCACGAATGCAATCAAGAGCTCAATCAAGTGGATCAACAGATTGCACGGAGGAGCACACATGCGTTCGAAGGCAATTACCATTGCTCTTATTTGCACTATTTATCACTTATGGAGAAACCGAAATAGAGTTTACCACGATGAAGATAGGTTGCCCATCGATGGCCTTGTGAAAAATATTGCCAAAGACGTGTACCGAGTCATCTTCTACCTTTATCCCATTACATAA